acaataaaatttaacgaacgctttaacgatggcagatggtttgatgcaaccggccctcaATCCTAGATATGTCCTTGtttacttacatttttttacactttgtaCTATagcgtatttttatttttaaatgacttGATTTTATGTTTACTTGCTCAAGAAGTTTGTATTTGACTTAATTTTtcggttaaaaaaatcatgaaacAAAATATCCACGCGGCAAAAACTTAGAAGGGAAAATTTCTATTTTGAAATTAAGTTCTTATATTCTTATAAAAAGTCCACAAATCCCACATgttgtttttctttatttttttaccttcatctatttatttatttattttttattttttttatttcgttataaacaaagaaatattacaaaaaagctATTGAAACTTTATAGctctatacaaaaaaaaagtacaaatggtggacttaaCGCCAGACTATACTTTGACTAGGTACTTATTCCAAtccattattaaatagtaattaatgtttataaattatgttaaaataaaacttcacGTGTTATATTAAATTCGTATATTGCtaacacttaaaaaaaaaacaaaagtatgtttataaaacataaaaaacaatgtaCTCTAAACACAGGGAATGTAAATTGTAAACTGAGCCTCTTAAACGAATATGTTACTTAATTCCTTATTGGTAAGGTTCAAAATCGTTGAGATTCGTcatataatattaagtaaaaaaggcctttgaaaatataatttaacaaatgaaattgtaacagaaaataaatatgtaaaacacAGGTTTTGGAAAGAAGAAATTAATAATTTCATTATTAAgcaacatgtcaaaattatgacAAGTGTTATAACACAAGAAAATGgtgttaatattatttttgtcgataaatgctcacgtgagacatattcaaattaGATATTATAGAGTAATTTATATCATGTCAAATTgatttcatttaaataaattaaagcgCCCATATAGGATTCAAACCACAAATTTGTGTAAAATACGTTTAGTATCTATTACTCTTTGAGtaatatttgattttataaaCTGTTgcaatttcatatttatattagGTTAACTCGTTTAACCTGTATTTATCTCGGATATGTACATATTTCATATAAAATCTCCCTCGCATGGCACGCAATGCAAAAACTGTCGCTTGCGGGACGCAGCTATTAGTTAGAAAGAGATCTAACATACGTCCATCAAAATACAATCGCAAACAGCATTCGCACCGCGTCCacatgcaaaaaaaaactaaatattaatGTCAAATCAATAGTCGGATCATTTCAAGTTGGCGAAAATCTACAAAATAAAGGTATAAACTCAAGATTGCTTCAAATACTGGCCCTTTAACGATACCTCCACGAAGGTGCCATTCAAATGCCAATCCGACTATCAACTTGTCTTTTAACTGTAGTGTTTTGTCTCCGATAAAGCGAGTGGACATTTGGGTCAGTCAGACTCATCTGAACAATTCAGATTTTTTTAGTCCTTGAGAAGATAAAATTTGAATTCGTCTGCAAATGTATTGCAGCCATTTTTACAAGGACAGAGAACAGAGATCAGATCATCAGTGAACCAAATTTCACTTGATGCACGTTAGTTTCCATCAGGTTAGCTTTAAATCAAAGTCATAACACTACAGTTTTGGTAACCTACCGCTACAACATCCCTTCGAGTACGATAATAGCATATTTACAATTGGTAACTGGTAACAATAGTTAACAAAGTGACTACAATGGAAGCCAAAAGGACCGACGAAACTACAAAAATGGTAATCCATATATACAAATATGTTTCGGCCGTTAGACCATAAGAGAAAACAATCACACGAAGTTACTCTTATGGTCTATCCTTTTGTCAAAACCCTCATTTCACTACCATATTTAGACCTACAATGATCGTAGCGAGATATGGAATATTATCGAAAGTATCTACAATATCTTTATCTACAATCATCATTGTGGTATAGTAATGAAAGTGGTTACCTATTTAGTCCCATCCGTGGTGCTCGTGGTGGATCGGCACCCACTCTTTCTGCCAGACCGGTTTCCATACCTTCTTCCACGCTGGAACCTCAACAGTCTTCCATACTGGTAACTGAATTTGCTTCCACTTCTCTACCCAGATCTTCTTCTGTACCGGCACCCAGATTTCTTTCTTTACCGTCTTCCAAATTTGTACTTTCTCTTCTATCCATTCCTGCTTCTTCTCCGTCACCCACGCCTGTTTCTTCTCTGTTCTCCAGATTTGTTTCCATTCTTCTTTCCATTCTAGTTTCTTGTCAGTCACCCATTCCTGTTTGTGCTCAGTTTTCCAGACTTTCTTCCATACGGGCTTCCAGATCATCTTCTTTCGCCATAAATCGTGGCTGGTATATTCCCATCCATGGTCATCTTTGCCTAAGAACTTCTCTCCGGGAACGCCCTCCTTGACCCATTCCGGGACGTAAGTCTGTTTCCATTCGGGGACTTGGATAGTCTTGGTCACCGGCACTTTGATTTCCTTCCATACTGGTTTCCACACCTTCTTCCAGTCTGGTATTTGGACTTCCTTCCAGATGGGTACTTGTACTTCCTTCCAGATCGGTTTCTGTACTACTTTCCAAGCGGGTACTTGTTCTTCTTTCCACTGTTGTACTTTTTCCGTTTTCCAGGCGggttctttttcttttttccaCTCTGTTTTCCAGGCTAGTTTTTTCTCGGTCTTCCAGATCTGCTTCCACTCTTCCTTCCAGACGAGTTTCTTCTTCCACACACCCTCGGGCTGGTGCCAGCCGCCCGGGGAGCGCTTCTCCCGGGTCGCCTCTGCCACATCCTGGGGCACTGGGACTGCTAGCGCAGCCGCGAAAGCCACTAACAGTAGCTGCAAAcaataatacatattaaaatacgaataattatacatttaacTAAATTAAAGTTAGTAAAACCCTAAAATATTAAAGCTAACACCAGTAGAGTAACTTaactatatttaattataaaattaagtacaaattaaaacaagaaataTGTAGTCAgatcaggggatcgatttttgaatttctaacgcactaattcgccgttcgaaagtctgtggaaaacgacgtaatgctattttggaaaaaggacggctagtaattttaaaattaatgaaaatgaccactcgttttcgattctgttagcagaatttaaatcgctagtagtggagatattattgaacgaatttcacgaaatcgaatggccgtgATTCAAAAATCAGATGGAAATCAACACAAAACACACATTACTGCAGACTAATATACAGATGtattgcgaaaagatttgccttcgttttgttacggaaacgtacgaacgtgtcatgcgatttcagtcagtctcagtacaagatgtactgacattgactgaactagcatgacaaatacgaacgtttccgaaaaaatacgaaggaaacccttttcgaaCTACATCTGTAGTCATATTGAACATTAATAATACCTACGAAAACATTTAATTTGATTGATATCTGGcgaaattaattttgaaaacgCAGTATGAAAATTAGGTTTCTAATAATTACTGaaatcatccatactaatattataaatggaaaagtgtgtgtgtctgtttatttgttcgtctttcacgtccaaacggagcgacgaattgacgtggttttttaagtggagatagttgaagggatggagtgacataggctactttttgtctctttctaacgcgtgcgaagccgcgggaaaagctagtttcatatattttatcatATTCAACGCTATTCCGTGTAAGGTTTTGCCGTTAACTTTAAAGGGATTGCACCATCGTCAAGCCGTCCATTTAGGTGCGTCGCGAGTGTGTTGGGCAATTTTTAATGAAACTTGTCACTAAACTAAACAAATAGGAATGTCGACCCGTTGAGCTAGTCTAGACTTTGGCACCGATTTCACTATGTTTGTAACTGAGCCATTTTCTCAGTTGTCCTCCCCACTCtttttggatttgaattttATGTGGTATCCACTtaaaatcgcgagctctttcaatcctaatagaacaaaaagtgtcccaaggtatttttccattccgttaccattttttcatacattttgtatggcggtaacggaatggaaggtctgaaaaatgtatggaaatcttgggtcattttttttctcctgtcaggatcgaaagacctcgtgattctgagtatgacGCGTAAAAAATtactatgtttaaaaaaaagtggggtggacaactttaaaaaaaatggcccaactacGCCGTCAGTAAAAAAAAtccatatttaatattattaattggaaagtgtgtgtgtctgtttgtttgtccgtctgtcacagcaaaacggagagacaaattgacgtgatttttcaagtgaagatagttgacgggatagagagtgacatgggTGACTTTGTGTCtccttctaaccccccacttccctaaaatgggggtggaagtttgtatggagcattccgcaactATGAatattaacgcgagcgaagccgcgggcaaaagctagtaaattaaTAAATGGTTAAAATTAGCAGAGTACAATActaattttttaatacagttgctcaaaaagtgcccgttttttggctgtttagcgtgcgagaagttgtattttacgaactagtgcgtaaaaagtttatacgttccattttacgactacttaccgagctgttttcatattagtctagtttactaagacagaataaaactataaacatactattaagtgattaatatttaaaacgttaatatttcaaatgtaattgtttacttttagtcatactaaacataatttataaaatggtttatactttgaaaaatcggtcataatgagtcgtgtaaacagaacatggttggaacgaaacgcgtcttctactgtcaaagtagaggcgtctaccatgttttaacttaatgcacgttcaaaaaacctcaatatgttacgcgatttgtc
This genomic stretch from Leguminivora glycinivorella isolate SPB_JAAS2020 chromosome Z, LegGlyc_1.1, whole genome shotgun sequence harbors:
- the LOC125240965 gene encoding golgin subfamily A member 6-like protein 22; amino-acid sequence: MRALTYTLLLVAFAAALAVPVPQDVAEATREKRSPGGWHQPEGVWKKKLVWKEEWKQIWKTEKKLAWKTEWKKEKEPAWKTEKVQQWKEEQVPAWKVVQKPIWKEVQVPIWKEVQIPDWKKVWKPVWKEIKVPVTKTIQVPEWKQTYVPEWVKEGVPGEKFLGKDDHGWEYTSHDLWRKKMIWKPVWKKVWKTEHKQEWVTDKKLEWKEEWKQIWRTEKKQAWVTEKKQEWIEEKVQIWKTVKKEIWVPVQKKIWVEKWKQIQLPVWKTVEVPAWKKVWKPVWQKEWVPIHHEHHGWD